A stretch of the Ascaphus truei isolate aAscTru1 chromosome 4, aAscTru1.hap1, whole genome shotgun sequence genome encodes the following:
- the LOC142492151 gene encoding uncharacterized protein LOC142492151: MEQVSSPGSASSTLLEEHHGDEDDEYDEDDATEETEIQSCDHEEVPIETVVPPNRPSTSTYDAIVASEGKIVDAENRRHSDMMTVLERMIGLQEETVSQLAHLHRVFIEVPKQLQKINTSFEALVVQQTQANYWRMTNVPQFNTSQPGSVHAGQFSPHSSDIHSPGPNVTGQVADIAVQVPDDILPLPSVQIQQQTPTKEATKTKQDTHETDQPSLVQCLPTCSHVSLGTSPVREQSLPKSPVGESLPKSPVGESLPKSPVGESLPKSPVGESLPKSPVGESLPKSPVGESLPKSPVGESLATSPVGESLATSPVGEQSLATSPAREVPEATQSGSVVPKVGGKRKRKIQETTSRPVTRSQKEQKK; encoded by the exons atggaacaagtgtcttcacctgggtcagccagctcaacactactagaag aacatcatggtgatgaggatgatgagtatgatgaggatgacgccacagaagagactgaaatacaatcatgtgaccatgaagaggtgccaatagaaactgttgtaccgccaaatcgtccatcaacttccacatacgatgcaattgtagcttcagagggaaaaatagtggacgcagaaaatcgtcgccattcagacatgatgacagtgctggaaaggatgattggactgcaggaagaaacagtatcacaattggcacatctccacagagtcttcattgaagtgcctaaacagttgcaaaaaatcaacacctcattcgaagcattagttgttcagcaaacacaagctaattactggagaatgactaatgtaccacaattcaacacctcccagccaggatctgttcatgcaggtcagttttcaccacattcatctgatattcattcaccaggcccaaatgttaccggtcaagtagcagacattgctgtgcaggttcctgatgacatcctaccgctgccatctgtacaaattcagcagcagacacctacaaaggaggcgacaaaaacaaaacaagacacacatgaaacagaccaaccatcacttgtgcagtgtctaccaacttgctcacatgtgtcactgggcacaagccctgtccgtgaacagtcactacccaaaagccctgtaggtgagtcgctgcccaaaagccctgtaggtgaatcgctgcccaaaagccctgtaggtgagtcgctgcccaaaagccctgtaggtgaatcgctgcccaaaagccctgtaggtgaatcgctgcccaaaagccctgtaggtgaatcactgcccaaaagccctgtaggtgagtcactggccacaagccctgtaggtgagtcactggccacaagccccgtaggtgaacagtcactggccacaagccctgcccgtgaagtgccagaggccactcaaagtggctctgttgtgcctaaagttggtggcaaaagaaaaaggaaaattcaagagacaacaagcaggcctgttactcgctcgcaaaaggaacaaaaaaaataa